In a single window of the Scyliorhinus torazame isolate Kashiwa2021f chromosome 2, sScyTor2.1, whole genome shotgun sequence genome:
- the LOC140403365 gene encoding ubiquitin-like FUBI-ribosomal protein eS30 fusion protein has product MQLFLHAQNTHTLDVTGEETVGEIKAHVESLEGVSAIDQVILLAGTPLADDAIIGQCGISEHCTLEVVARLLGGKVHGSLARAGKVKGQTPKVAKQEKRKKKTGRAKRRMQYNRRFVNVVPYFGKRKGPNSNS; this is encoded by the exons ATGCAGCTGTTTCTACATGCTCAAAACACCCACACACTTGATGTGACTGGGGAAGAGACTGTTGGAGAAATTAAG GCCCATGTTGAATCCCTGGAAGGAGTCTCTGCTATTGACCAAGTGATCCTATTGGCTGGCACTCCCTTAGCTGATGATGCTATCATAGGCCAATGTGGTATCAGTGAGCACTGCACTCTAGAAGTGGTTGCTCGATTGTTGGGGG GCAAGGTCCATGGATCCCTTGCTCGAGCTGGCAAAGTAAAAGGTCAAACTCCAAAG GTTGCAAAACAAGAGAAGAGGAAAAAGAAGACTGGCCGGGCAAAGAGGCGCATGCAGTACAATCGCCGTTTTGTAAACGTTGTGCCGTACTTTGGCAAGAGGAAGGGGCCAAATTCAAACTCCTAA